A region from the Terriglobales bacterium genome encodes:
- a CDS encoding SDR family oxidoreductase — MSNGIMLSVQDRVAVISGGSRGIGAATVKMFVAAGAKVLFNYQQNRSAADEVIGECGEERCAAVQADLRNIESSHALIEQAVKRFGGVDILVANHGIWPAEDVEVDRMTNRQWHDTVAINLDSVFGLVKHAVGQMKKGGRGGHIVLVSSTAGQRGEAFHCDYAATKGAVISMVKGLSTELARDRIRVNCVAPGWVDTDMAAPALNDPVTRDQVFATIPLRRVGTPDEIAAPILFLCTEHAGFITGEVFNVNGGAVLVG; from the coding sequence ATGTCGAACGGAATCATGCTTTCCGTGCAGGACCGCGTGGCCGTCATCAGCGGCGGGTCGCGCGGGATTGGCGCGGCCACGGTGAAGATGTTCGTCGCGGCCGGCGCCAAAGTGCTGTTCAATTATCAGCAGAATCGAAGCGCGGCGGATGAGGTGATCGGGGAATGCGGCGAGGAGCGCTGCGCGGCCGTACAGGCTGACCTGCGCAACATCGAATCGTCGCACGCCCTGATCGAGCAGGCGGTGAAACGGTTCGGCGGAGTGGACATCCTGGTCGCCAATCATGGGATCTGGCCCGCGGAAGACGTGGAAGTAGATCGCATGACCAACCGGCAGTGGCATGACACCGTTGCCATCAACCTGGACAGCGTGTTCGGCCTGGTCAAGCACGCGGTGGGGCAAATGAAAAAGGGCGGACGGGGAGGGCACATCGTGCTCGTCAGTTCCACCGCCGGCCAACGCGGCGAGGCGTTTCACTGCGACTACGCCGCCACCAAGGGCGCCGTGATCAGCATGGTCAAGGGACTGTCGACGGAACTGGCGCGCGACCGCATTCGCGTGAACTGCGTCGCCCCGGGGTGGGTGGATACGGACATGGCGGCGCCGGCGCTCAACGACCCGGTCACTCGCGACCAGGTCTTCGCGACCATCCCGCTGCGTCGAGTGGGAACGCCGGATGAGATTGCCGCACCCATCCTGTTCCTGTGCACGGAACATGCGGGATTCATCACCGGCGAAGTGTTCAACGTCAACGGCGGCGCGGTGCTGGTGGGTTGA
- the fsa gene encoding fructose-6-phosphate aldolase produces the protein MKFFIDTASLKEIREANEMGILDGVTTNPSLIAKEGKPFKDTILEICGIVNGPVSVEVVAIEAKGMLREAQDFASWHKNVVVKLPTTREGLKACKTLSEKGIRTNLTLCFSPNQALMVAKAGATYVSPFVGRLDDISHVGMDLVRQIIQIYNNYGYKTQVLAASLRHPLHVVEAALAGAHVATIPFKVLDQMIKHPLTDKGLDAFLKDWEKVKAQAEAELVAKG, from the coding sequence ATGAAGTTCTTCATTGACACTGCCAGCCTGAAGGAAATTCGCGAAGCCAACGAGATGGGCATCCTCGACGGCGTCACCACCAACCCCTCTCTGATCGCCAAGGAGGGCAAGCCCTTCAAGGACACGATCCTGGAAATTTGCGGCATCGTGAACGGTCCTGTCAGCGTCGAGGTCGTGGCCATCGAGGCCAAGGGAATGCTGCGGGAAGCGCAGGACTTTGCCAGCTGGCACAAGAACGTCGTCGTCAAGCTGCCCACTACCCGGGAAGGCCTCAAGGCCTGCAAGACGCTCAGCGAAAAAGGCATTCGCACCAATTTGACGCTCTGCTTCTCGCCCAACCAGGCCTTGATGGTGGCCAAAGCCGGCGCTACCTACGTCAGCCCCTTCGTCGGGCGGCTCGACGACATCAGCCATGTTGGCATGGACCTGGTGCGGCAAATCATCCAGATCTACAACAACTACGGCTACAAAACGCAGGTCCTGGCCGCCTCGTTGCGCCATCCCCTGCACGTGGTGGAAGCGGCCCTGGCGGGCGCGCATGTTGCCACCATCCCTTTCAAAGTGCTGGACCAGATGATCAAGCACCCGCTCACGGACAAGGGTCTCGACGCCTTCCTTAAAGACTGGGAAAAGGTGAAGGCGCAGGCGGAGGCGGAACTGGTCGCCAAAGGGTAA
- a CDS encoding PilZ domain-containing protein, with product MNKPTTDRKPHKNLPPGMERRKTPRFGCDRGVQCWKDGISAAFWGEFIDLGMSGCCIHTPTPHPPHTRLKMVFNLFGTSIRVSGEVRTLHGAVMGVAFAAMTEAEQVKLSNVLKRLADGRSTNSDVMVNTQAAVLRLERWFKTHDLLTRDLFHRIVDGQFDPATEAKVNPLMEKAGARFVVEEVAASMLGG from the coding sequence ATGAACAAACCAACCACCGACCGCAAGCCGCACAAGAACTTGCCGCCCGGCATGGAGCGCCGCAAGACGCCGCGCTTCGGCTGTGATCGCGGAGTGCAGTGCTGGAAAGATGGCATTTCCGCCGCTTTTTGGGGCGAATTCATTGATCTCGGCATGAGCGGATGCTGCATTCATACTCCTACGCCGCATCCTCCCCACACCAGGCTGAAAATGGTTTTTAACCTGTTTGGCACCAGCATCCGCGTCTCAGGCGAAGTTCGCACGCTGCATGGCGCCGTGATGGGTGTCGCCTTTGCCGCCATGACCGAAGCCGAGCAAGTCAAGCTCTCCAACGTGCTCAAACGGCTCGCCGACGGCCGCAGCACGAATTCCGATGTCATGGTGAACACCCAGGCCGCCGTCTTGCGCCTGGAGCGCTGGTTCAAGACGCATGACCTGCTTACCCGCGACCTGTTCCACCGGATTGTTGACGGCCAGTTCGACCCGGCCACGGAAGCAAAGGTCAACCCGCTGATGGAAAAGGCCGGCGCACGTTTTGTCGTCGAGGAAGTCGCAGCCAGCATGTTGGGCGGCTGA
- a CDS encoding gamma-glutamyl-gamma-aminobutyrate hydrolase family protein (Members of this family of hydrolases with an active site Cys residue belong to MEROPS family C26.), producing the protein MKPRIAIPVPHSEGEYAQRALLQYEEAVRKAGGEPVAIALDRTNQQVAQAAKGCDGVLLPGSKADIDPEKYGCQRDPHTAAADPARDNVDELLLQDAFNMHKPILGICYGLQALNVWRSGTLVQHLETGVNHAAGREVQRAHVVAVELDSRLGGIVAPLQVLAALCAETPKSPAETVSVVVNSSHHQGAGIVGDGLRVAARSQPDGVIEALEGTDPDHFVVAVQWHPERSFGEDEPSRAIFQAFIQAALSRHQQPRTPVPDFESLSK; encoded by the coding sequence ATGAAACCCCGCATTGCTATTCCGGTGCCGCACTCCGAGGGCGAATACGCGCAGCGCGCGCTGCTGCAATACGAGGAGGCGGTGCGCAAAGCCGGCGGCGAGCCGGTCGCGATCGCGCTCGACCGGACGAACCAGCAGGTAGCGCAAGCGGCCAAGGGCTGCGACGGCGTCCTGCTGCCCGGCAGCAAGGCCGATATCGATCCGGAAAAATACGGCTGCCAGCGCGACCCTCACACCGCCGCCGCCGATCCCGCCCGCGACAACGTTGACGAACTTCTGCTGCAGGATGCGTTCAACATGCATAAGCCGATCCTGGGCATCTGCTACGGGCTGCAAGCGCTGAATGTGTGGCGCAGCGGGACACTGGTGCAGCACCTGGAAACCGGGGTCAATCATGCGGCCGGACGCGAGGTGCAGCGGGCGCACGTAGTGGCGGTCGAACTCGACTCGCGGCTGGGCGGGATCGTGGCGCCACTGCAGGTATTGGCCGCGCTTTGCGCCGAGACGCCGAAATCCCCGGCGGAAACGGTTTCGGTGGTGGTGAACTCCAGCCATCATCAGGGGGCCGGCATAGTGGGCGATGGCCTGCGCGTCGCCGCGCGCTCGCAGCCGGACGGGGTCATCGAGGCGCTGGAGGGGACCGATCCCGATCACTTCGTGGTCGCGGTGCAATGGCACCCGGAACGCAGCTTCGGCGAAGACGAGCCCTCGCGCGCCATCTTCCAGGCCTTCATCCAGGCCGCGTTAAGCCGGCACCAGCAGCCACGCACGCCGGTGCCGGATTTCGAGTCGCTGTCAAAATAG
- the thrS gene encoding threonine--tRNA ligase, with the protein MPDSVEAKQATDIIKVKLPDGSVKEVPRGSSALEVARSISPRLADAALVAKSNGNLVDLTRPLENDTELRILTDRDPEALPVYRHSSAHLMAAAVLELFPETKLGHGPATESGFFYDFYRPTPFTPEDLEKIEKKMQEIVQRNEPYAREWLPRKEGLEKFKGEGDFMKCHFIEQFTQPEEKISLYKTGKFVDFCRGPHLPSSGKIKAFKLLSIAGAYWLGDEKNPQLQRIYGTSFFSKKDLDEFIKQQEEAKKRDHRVLGKQLDLFSIQELAGPGLIFWHPKGGRMRKLMEDWMRDEYLRRGYSLVYTPHVARVDMWKTSGHEGYYAQNMFTPMKLDDADYRIKPMNCPFHILIYKDQLRSYRDLPVRLGELGTVYRYERSGVMHGLLRVRGFTQDDAHIFCTPEQIEDEIVGCMDFALETLRVYGFDKFQVELSTWDPKDQKNFSGSEEQWNRATKSLESALHRRNIEYKIIPGEAAFYGPKIDVKLVDAIGRLWQLSTIQFDFNLPKRFDLEYVGEDGQRHQPLMVHRALYGSIERFFGVLIEHYAGAFPVWLSPVQVVIIPISERHAEYARKIGDALKAEEVRVEVDVRNEKMNAKIREHALQKVPFLLVVGDKEAEANSVNVRTRGQEKTETVAFSEFQARLRKLVAEKAATLA; encoded by the coding sequence ATGCCCGACAGCGTAGAAGCAAAGCAGGCCACCGACATCATCAAGGTCAAGCTGCCAGATGGCAGCGTCAAGGAAGTTCCGCGAGGATCGAGCGCGCTGGAAGTGGCACGCTCGATATCGCCACGGCTGGCGGATGCCGCGCTGGTGGCCAAGAGCAATGGCAACCTGGTGGACCTGACCAGGCCGCTGGAAAACGATACCGAACTCCGCATCCTGACCGACCGCGATCCGGAAGCGCTGCCGGTTTACCGGCACTCCTCGGCCCACCTGATGGCGGCGGCGGTGCTGGAACTGTTTCCCGAAACCAAGCTCGGGCACGGACCGGCCACCGAGAGCGGATTCTTCTACGACTTTTACCGTCCGACCCCGTTCACTCCCGAGGACCTGGAAAAGATCGAGAAGAAGATGCAGGAGATCGTGCAGCGGAACGAGCCGTACGCGCGGGAATGGCTGCCGCGCAAGGAAGGTCTGGAGAAGTTCAAAGGCGAGGGTGACTTCATGAAGTGCCACTTCATCGAGCAGTTCACCCAGCCGGAGGAAAAGATTTCGCTCTATAAGACCGGGAAGTTCGTGGACTTCTGCCGCGGTCCCCACCTTCCATCTTCGGGCAAGATCAAGGCATTCAAGCTGCTCTCGATTGCCGGGGCGTACTGGCTGGGCGACGAGAAGAACCCGCAACTGCAGCGCATTTACGGCACCTCGTTCTTTTCTAAGAAAGACCTGGACGAGTTCATCAAGCAGCAGGAGGAAGCGAAGAAGCGCGACCACCGGGTGCTGGGCAAGCAGCTGGACCTGTTTTCCATCCAGGAGCTGGCCGGACCGGGGCTGATCTTCTGGCATCCCAAGGGCGGGCGGATGCGCAAGCTGATGGAAGACTGGATGCGCGACGAGTATCTGCGGCGCGGATACTCGCTGGTGTACACCCCGCACGTGGCGCGCGTGGATATGTGGAAGACCTCCGGGCACGAGGGCTATTACGCACAGAACATGTTCACTCCCATGAAGCTGGATGATGCCGACTATCGCATCAAGCCCATGAATTGCCCGTTCCACATCCTGATCTACAAGGACCAATTGCGCTCGTACCGCGACCTGCCGGTGCGCCTGGGCGAGCTGGGCACCGTGTACCGCTACGAACGAAGCGGCGTGATGCACGGGCTGCTGCGGGTGCGCGGCTTTACCCAGGATGACGCGCACATCTTCTGCACCCCGGAGCAGATCGAGGATGAGATTGTCGGCTGCATGGACTTCGCGCTTGAGACGCTGCGCGTCTACGGGTTCGACAAGTTCCAGGTGGAGCTGTCGACCTGGGACCCCAAGGACCAGAAGAATTTCAGCGGCAGCGAAGAGCAGTGGAACAGGGCTACCAAGTCGCTGGAGAGCGCGCTTCATCGCCGCAACATCGAGTACAAGATCATCCCCGGCGAAGCCGCCTTCTACGGCCCGAAAATTGACGTCAAGCTGGTGGACGCCATCGGACGTCTGTGGCAGCTCTCCACCATCCAGTTCGACTTTAACCTGCCGAAGCGCTTCGATCTCGAGTATGTGGGCGAGGACGGGCAGCGGCATCAGCCGCTGATGGTGCATCGCGCGCTGTATGGCTCGATCGAACGCTTCTTCGGGGTCCTGATCGAGCATTACGCCGGCGCGTTTCCGGTGTGGCTGTCGCCGGTGCAGGTGGTCATTATTCCGATCAGCGAGCGGCACGCGGAGTATGCGCGGAAAATCGGCGATGCCCTCAAGGCGGAAGAGGTGCGGGTGGAAGTGGATGTGCGGAACGAAAAGATGAACGCGAAAATACGCGAGCACGCGCTGCAGAAGGTGCCGTTCCTGCTCGTTGTGGGCGACAAGGAAGCGGAGGCGAATTCGGTCAACGTGCGCACCCGCGGCCAGGAAAAGACCGAAACCGTGGCCTTCAGCGAGTTCCAAGCGCGGTTGCGGAAGCTGGTGGCGGAGAAGGCGGCAACCTTGGCATGA
- a CDS encoding fumarylacetoacetate hydrolase family protein, translating to MKYCRLLINNEPQFALVETEGSTGRELITRVFKSDACARIPDEDAASRRIDPIPLENASLLTPVLPSKIVCIGRNYKAHAAELGNPIPEQPLVFFKPPSSLADPGAQIRLPKLSEMVHYEGELAVVIGKSCYKVQEGEDVRDFVLGYTILNDVTARDLQKKENQWARAKGFDTFCPVGPVVVDGLDPWAGIEVETRINGEVRQHGTTADFIFPLDVIIRHITAAMTLVPGDVIATGTPEGVGELHAGDVVEVAVQGVGTLRNTVVNE from the coding sequence ATGAAATATTGCCGCCTGCTTATCAACAATGAACCGCAATTCGCGCTCGTTGAAACCGAGGGTTCTACCGGCCGCGAGCTGATCACCCGTGTCTTCAAGTCGGACGCATGCGCGCGCATCCCCGACGAAGACGCCGCCTCCAGGCGCATTGACCCTATTCCCCTGGAGAACGCCAGTCTGCTCACCCCGGTGCTGCCATCCAAGATTGTCTGCATTGGCCGCAACTACAAGGCGCATGCCGCCGAACTAGGGAATCCAATCCCCGAACAGCCGCTGGTATTTTTCAAGCCGCCATCTTCGCTCGCCGATCCGGGCGCGCAGATCCGCCTGCCGAAGCTATCGGAAATGGTCCACTACGAGGGCGAGCTGGCAGTGGTCATCGGCAAGAGCTGCTACAAGGTCCAGGAAGGCGAGGATGTGCGCGACTTCGTCCTCGGCTACACCATCCTCAACGACGTTACCGCGCGCGACCTGCAGAAAAAGGAAAACCAGTGGGCGCGCGCCAAGGGCTTCGATACCTTTTGCCCGGTGGGTCCGGTGGTCGTCGACGGGCTCGATCCGTGGGCAGGGATCGAGGTGGAAACCCGCATCAACGGGGAGGTACGCCAGCACGGCACCACCGCCGATTTCATCTTTCCACTCGATGTTATAATCCGCCACATTACCGCTGCCATGACGCTGGTTCCCGGCGATGTCATCGCGACCGGAACGCCAGAAGGAGTCGGTGAACTGCATGCCGGCGACGTCGTGGAGGTCGCGGTGCAGGGTGTGGGAACGTTGCGTAATACCGTGGTCAACGAGTAG
- a CDS encoding lysophospholipid acyltransferase family protein, protein MKPSSRSWDALSWVRSIFIFDPLIYVYTMVLGILSLLSSFFDRDGGIQHGFARLWSWLILHTVFSPVKVTGLDRIDRSRPHVYAANHISALDIPLLYEHLPFQFRIMAKKELFRYPFMGWHLRRSGQIPVDASSAAASMRSLMKAVRSLQAGMPLVVFPEGGRSPNGQIQPFMSGAFYIAIKARVDVVPMALVGTYEVLPMNSFHIRPGPMELVVGEPISTAEFGLRDMDTLAARVQKAIEDLYYSRSRVADPRRDEVARS, encoded by the coding sequence GTGAAGCCCTCTTCCAGATCCTGGGACGCCCTGAGCTGGGTGCGCTCCATCTTCATCTTCGACCCGCTGATTTATGTCTACACGATGGTGCTGGGGATCCTGTCGCTGCTGTCGTCTTTCTTCGATCGTGACGGCGGCATCCAGCATGGATTTGCGCGGCTGTGGTCGTGGCTGATTCTGCACACCGTTTTTAGCCCGGTTAAAGTGACCGGACTGGATCGCATCGACCGCTCGCGGCCGCACGTTTACGCCGCCAACCACATTTCCGCGCTGGATATCCCGCTGCTCTACGAGCACCTGCCATTCCAGTTCCGGATCATGGCCAAAAAGGAGCTGTTCCGCTACCCATTCATGGGTTGGCACCTGCGCCGCTCCGGGCAGATCCCGGTGGACGCCTCCAGTGCCGCCGCCTCCATGCGCAGCCTGATGAAGGCGGTGCGCAGCCTGCAAGCCGGCATGCCGCTGGTGGTGTTTCCGGAAGGCGGGCGGTCGCCTAACGGTCAAATACAGCCATTCATGAGCGGGGCTTTCTACATCGCGATCAAGGCGCGAGTGGACGTGGTGCCGATGGCCCTGGTGGGAACCTACGAAGTGTTGCCCATGAACTCGTTCCATATCCGTCCCGGACCGATGGAGCTGGTGGTTGGTGAGCCGATTTCGACCGCCGAGTTCGGGCTGCGCGACATGGACACGCTTGCCGCCCGGGTGCAGAAGGCGATTGAGGACCTGTACTATTCGCGATCGCGTGTAGCCGACCCGCGCCGTGACGAAGTGGCTAGGAGCTAG